ATAGGTAAAAAGCATCGTTGGAAGGATAACAAGATGCGGGTAAAAAGAGAAAGGATAAGATTGTTAGGATAGAAATATAGCAGGTATTAGGAACAAAATAACAGGTAACAGTGTAAAAGGGTAATCAATAAGATTTCAGGATATATGAATCAGGGTATAATTAGGGCGCGAAATGAAAGCTTAAAAGTTTTGAACCGGACTAAATAGTTTTTATCTTTGCGCCCTATTAGTTTTTATATACATGGAGTGGTTATATAGTCTATTTATCGAACATTCTGCCTTACAGGCTGTTGTGGTACTTTCACTGATTTCTGCCATCGGTTTGGGCTTGGGAAGAGTGCATTTCTGGGGAGTTTCCCTGGGAGTCACTTTTGTTTTTTTTGCGGGTATCCTGGCCGGCCATCTCGGGCTTTCGGTCGATCCGCAGATGTTAAACTACGCAGAAAGTTTCGGACTGGTCATTTTCGTTTATTCTCTCGGGCTACAAGTCGGCCCCGGTTTTTTTAGTTCTTTCCGTAAAGGAGGGGTAACGCTGAATATGTTGGCGCTGGGAGTGGTTCTGTTGGGAACATTGTTGACGGTGGTGGCTAGTTATGCAACGGGTATCTCTCTTCCTGATATGGTCGGCATCCTTTGTGGGGCAACGACGAACACTCCGGCGTTGGGAGCTGCGCAACAGACTCTGAAACAGATGGGAATGGACAGTAGTACGCCTGCCTTAGGATGTGCGGTAGCCTATCCGATGGGAGTAGTCGGCGTAATCCTTGCCATTTTATTAATCCGTAAAGTATTGGTTCGCAAAGAAGACTTGGAGATAAAAGAGAAAGACGATGCGAACAAAACTTATATTGCAGCGTTTCAAGTACATAATCCTGCTATTTTCAATAAAAGCATCAAGGATATAGCTCGCATGAGTTACCCGAAGTTTGTCATATCCCGTTTATGGCGTGACGGACATGTCAGTATTCCGACTTCGGACAAGATTCTGAAAGAAGGCGACCGTTTGCTGGTGATAACTGCGGAAAAAGACGCTTTGGCCTTGACAGTACTTTTTGGTGAACAGGAGAATACGGATTGGAATAAAGAGGACATTGACTGGAATGCGATTGACAGCGAATTGATCTCGCAGCGTATCGTTGTCACCCGTCCCGAACTGAATGGTAAGAAACTCGGTGCACTCCGGTTGAGAAACCATTATGGTATTAACATCAGCCGTGTTTACCGGTCGGGGGTGCAACTGCTTGCTACTCCGGGGTTGATACTTCAGTTGGGTGACCGGCTGACAGTGGTGGGAGAGGCTGCGGCTATCCAGAATGTGGAGAAAGTATTGGGAAATGCCGTGAAAAGCCTGAAAGAACCCAATTTGGTTGTTGTGTTTATCGGTATCGTGCTTGGTTTGGCACTGGGGGCTATTCCTTTCTCTTTTCCGGGTGTCAGTACCCCTGTGAAGTTGGGATTAGCGGGCGGACCGATCATTGTCGGTATCCTTTTGGGGACTTTTGGACCACGGATACACATGATTACCTATACCACCCGCAGCGCGAACCTGATGTTGCGTGCTTTGGGACTTTCCATGTACCTTGCTTGTCTGGGACTGGATGCCGGAGCTCACTTTTTCGACACCGTATTCCGTCCGGAAGGCTTATTATGGATTGGTTTGGGAGCCGGATTGACTATCATTCCAACAGTGTTGGTCGGATTCGTGGCCTTCAAGATGATGAAGATTGATTTCGGTTCTGTATCTGGTATGTTGTGCGGAAGTATGGCAAATCCGATGGCATTGAATTATGTAAACGATACAATCCCC
The Bacteroides luhongzhouii DNA segment above includes these coding regions:
- a CDS encoding putative transporter, whose protein sequence is MEWLYSLFIEHSALQAVVVLSLISAIGLGLGRVHFWGVSLGVTFVFFAGILAGHLGLSVDPQMLNYAESFGLVIFVYSLGLQVGPGFFSSFRKGGVTLNMLALGVVLLGTLLTVVASYATGISLPDMVGILCGATTNTPALGAAQQTLKQMGMDSSTPALGCAVAYPMGVVGVILAILLIRKVLVRKEDLEIKEKDDANKTYIAAFQVHNPAIFNKSIKDIARMSYPKFVISRLWRDGHVSIPTSDKILKEGDRLLVITAEKDALALTVLFGEQENTDWNKEDIDWNAIDSELISQRIVVTRPELNGKKLGALRLRNHYGINISRVYRSGVQLLATPGLILQLGDRLTVVGEAAAIQNVEKVLGNAVKSLKEPNLVVVFIGIVLGLALGAIPFSFPGVSTPVKLGLAGGPIIVGILLGTFGPRIHMITYTTRSANLMLRALGLSMYLACLGLDAGAHFFDTVFRPEGLLWIGLGAGLTIIPTVLVGFVAFKMMKIDFGSVSGMLCGSMANPMALNYVNDTIPGDNPSVAYATVYPLCMFIRVIIAQVLLMFLLN